A genomic stretch from Aedes albopictus strain Foshan chromosome 2, AalbF5, whole genome shotgun sequence includes:
- the LOC134286066 gene encoding uncharacterized protein LOC134286066 — MAPPKGGGKKKKGSEAQPKLDGHREGPKFVVVKRMDVMDGSFEKVSPIFIHKGIKSICGEPLNIIKLRDGTLLVKTKSISQANQLLRGKMMFDMEIAVEENAKLNQTKGIVTCADLRYATEEEIMEDLQDQGVASVEVMKRKKDGKLVTTNSYILTFKSTGVPESVKVGFHHLSVRLFIPRPMRCYKCQFFGHSSKFCSREEVCSNCCQVGHTSKDCSGQTLCRNCGSLEHASWSNKCKVFAAEQEITRIKVTENVSIREARELYKARYPNNTNTYSEVVRNSQVQISISQPPANDPKDLSKSSVTQQQRSDSQLSPTNTTNTDSDLEGATAMDYQVAKISRSLSPNTNDHDEYEHDVKRMKAAPSSSSGSSRSSAYDVSLSSNGL; from the coding sequence ATGGCCCCTCCGAAGGGAGGTGGAAAGAAAAAGAAGGGATCTGAAGCGCAGCCCAAGCTTGACGGGCATCGCGAAGGTCCCAAATTTGTCGTCGTCAAACGTATGGATGTTATGGATGGGTCCTTCGAAAAGGTCAGCCCGATCTTCATCCACAAGGGAATCAAAAGCATCTGCGGAGAACCACTCAACATCATCAAACTGAGGGACGGAACGTTGCTAGTCAAAACGAAAAGCATCAGCCAGGCAAACCAGCTGCTTCGTGGTAAAATGATGTTCGACATGGAGATTGCAGTAGAGGAAAACGCTAAACTCAACCAAACGAAAGGAATCGTGACATGTGCCGATCTTCGGTACGCTACGGAAGAGGAAATCATGGAAGATCTTCAAGACCAAGGAGTAGCCAGTGTTGAAGTCATGAAGCGAAAGAAGGATGGCAAACTGGTCACTACGAACAGTTACATTCTTACATTCAAGTCAACTGGAGTTCCCGAGAGCGTCAAGGTAGGATTCCATCACCTAAGTGTGCGCCTGTTCATCCCCCGTCCGATGCGATGCTACAAGTGTCAATTTTTCGGTCACTCGTCTAAGTTCTGTTCAAGGGAAGAGGTATGTAGCAACTGCTGCCAGGTAGGTCACACATCTAAGGATTGCTCTGGTCAAACATTGTGCAGGAACTGTGGTTCCTTAGAACATGCGTCGTGGTCGAACAAATGTAAAGTGTTTGCGGCCGAACAAGAGATTACACGTATCAAGGTCACCGAAAACGTTAGCATCAGGGAGGCCCGCGAGTTGTACAAAGCTAGGTACCCCAATAACACAAACACATACAGTGAAGTAGTTAGGAACAGTCAGGTACAGATCTCAATCTCTCAACCGCCCGCTAATGATCCCAAAGACTTGTCAAAAAGCTCAGTCACTCAGCAACAACGATCAGATTCTCAACTCTCACCGACTAACACAACGAACACAGACTCAGATCTCGAAGGTGCAACCGCCATGGACTATCAAGTAGCCAAGATATCTCGCTCTCTCTCTCCCAACACTAACGATCACGACGAATATGAACACGATGTTAAAAGAATGAAAGCTGCTCCGTCATCCTCAAGTGGTAGTAGCAGATCATCTGCCTATGATGTCTCTCTCTCCAGTAATGGATTGTAA
- the LOC134288943 gene encoding uncharacterized protein LOC134288943: protein MKVSLLGLRLIDKIHSMGYTHEIDESMSICESCRGLISHNRSPNTKKRRSDGNNETMQPSFSGQQHHDVPEPEPSTSGQQIEHELDMVPSIPSLESIPSTDQLQGPHNIEKLNTIAETLSLSPISSRNMRSMEYRINKSLQITKAVRKNIFGIDSTDVGKVEAYDEIIMQLKDKFNHPTTDRSEQIKILPVLPKSWSVNKITREFNAPMYMARQVKDLVYEQGILCTTEKRRGHGIDDDTKQIVREFFDDNDISRPMPGTNDFVSEVRNGKKQQVQKRLLMMSLKEAYMIFVDMYKTVNIGFTVFTQLRPKHCILLDSTGIHNVCICTIHENVNLMFNSIRIVSQDEIIQKMLCDISTRTDNCFFRACEKCACNEHIEEELTLILESNDKEEIIFQQWLNTDRCNLETIIKPVDEFVPYLVDKIDKLITHDFIHKQQSSFLRNKKDTLKDDEILAICEFSENYSFIIQNAAQGYHWNNSQATIHPFEIYYMKDNKLVNVSFIIISEVVAHDTVAVQLFISKMIDFMKQLTNFSKIYFMSDGAASQYKNKKNFASLCRFQSKHALRAEWHFFATSHGKGPCDAIGGTLKRMAKRASLARDYGNTITTPRELYNWAVVQTDKNITKLNFCYVSTEQYIKMSEDLEEIYNNAKTIPGTQKFHSFLPIPGDKVKANRYSNSEDEPKIFSMIGKK from the exons atgaaggtatcccttttagggttaagattgatagataaaattcattccatgggatatacacatgaaatcgacgaatcgatgagtatttgtgagtcatgtcgtggattgataagtcacaacagaagcccgaatacgaaaaaacgccgatcggatggaaacaacgaaactatgcaaccatcatttagtgggcagcaacatcatgatgttccagaaccagaaccgtcaacgagtggtcaacaaatcgaacatgagctgg atatggtaccatctattccatcattggagtcaattccgtcaacagatcaactacagggtccccataatattgagaagcttaataccattgctgaaacattgagtttatcgccaatctcatctagaaacatgagaagtatggaatatcgcataaacaaatcattgcagattacgaaagcagttcgaaaaaatatcttcggaatagattcaacggatgttggcaaagtggaggcgtatgacgagataattatgcagttaaaggataagttcaatcaccctacaactgacagaagcgaacagattaaaatactacctgtacttcctaagtcttggtcggtaaataaaatcacaagagagtttaacgcaccaatgtatatggcgaggcaggtgaaggatcttgtttatgaacagggtattctttgtaccaccgaaaaaagaagggggcatggtattgatgacgatacaaaacaaatagtaagagaattttttgatgataatgatatcagcaggccaatgccaggaacaaatgattttgtttctgaggttcgaaatggaaaaaaacaacaagttcaaaaacgacttttgatgatgtcgctcaaagaggcttatatgatttttgtagatatgtacaaaactgtgaatattggtttcacagtatttacacagttgcgaccaaagcattgtattttacttgattctactggtatacataatgtatgcatatgtactattcatgaaaatgtaaatttaatgttcaacagtataagaattgtgtcacaagatgaaataatacaaaaaatgctttgcgatatttccaccagaacagataattgctttttccgtgcttgtgaaaagtgtgcttgtaatgaacacattgaagaggaacttacattgatattagaatcaaatgacaaagaagagattatatttcagcagtggttgaatactgatcgctgtaatttagaaacgattattaaacctgttgatgaatttgttccgtatcttgttgataaaattgacaaacttataacacacgactttattcataaacaacaatcatcatttctcagaaataaaaaagatacattaaaggatgatgaaattcttgcgatttgtgaattctctgaaaactattcattcataattcaaaacgctgctcaaggatatcattggaacaactcgcaagcaacaatacacccatttgaaatttactatatgaaagataataaacttgttaatgttagcttcattatcatatcggaagtagtggctcacgatacagttgcggtccagttgttcatctcaaaaatgatagattttatgaaacaattaacgaacttttctaaaatttattttatgtctgatggggcagcatcacaatacaaaaataagaagaactttgctagtctatgtagattccagtcaaagcatgcattaagagcagaatggcatttttttgcaacgtcccacggtaaaggtccatgtgatgctattggtggcactctcaagcgaatggcaaagagagcaagtcttgctcgagattatggtaataccataacaactccacgagagttatataactgggcagttgtacagacagataaaaatataactaaattaaatttctgttacgtatccactgaacagtacattaaaatgtcagaagatctcgaagaaatatataataacgccaaaacaataccaggcactcagaaattccatagttttttgcctattcctggcgacaaagtaaaggcaaacaggtattctaattcagaagatgaaccaaaaatatttagtatgatcggaaaaaaatag